One segment of Pseudophaeobacter arcticus DSM 23566 DNA contains the following:
- a CDS encoding flavin-containing monooxygenase, whose protein sequence is MSKSETTVCLIGAGPAGLAVARALTLKGVEFDHFDAGSKVGGIWDIQRDDTPMYDSAHFISSKTMSGFEGYPMPESYPDYPRHDKIEAYIMDFANAHGLTDNIRFNTKITDLEKLEDGAWRVAFSDGTSKAYLGVICATGTQWTPRMPELKGQFDGALLHSSVYKSPEMFTGKRVLIVGAGNSGCDIACDAAANAREAYISMRRGYYFIPKHIFGKPADVFDKESPNLPLWISRPIMTFLLNKLVGDTTKLGLQKPDHKLFESHPLMNAQLLHYLQHGDITPKVDIDRLDGKEVLFKDGSRIEVDLILCATGYSQKQGFARDYFDYRGGRPQMFLQIFNRRHKNLFGISHIETNSGAFKMFDQMALMLANYLRDQIDGKPSVAKMDRHIANSEPDLSNGIRFVKSDRHTGYVNSDTYKKYLDKLSRKLGWKTLKDEDLKGFTEARRRVKPMGKAA, encoded by the coding sequence ATGTCGAAGTCAGAAACTACAGTCTGTCTCATTGGTGCGGGCCCCGCAGGCCTTGCGGTGGCGCGTGCGCTGACACTCAAGGGCGTGGAGTTTGATCACTTTGATGCCGGCTCAAAAGTCGGTGGGATCTGGGACATTCAGCGTGACGACACCCCGATGTATGACAGCGCGCATTTCATCTCATCAAAAACCATGTCCGGCTTTGAGGGCTATCCGATGCCCGAAAGTTATCCGGACTATCCGCGTCACGACAAGATCGAAGCCTACATCATGGATTTTGCCAATGCGCATGGTCTGACGGACAACATCCGTTTCAACACCAAAATCACCGATCTCGAGAAACTCGAAGACGGCGCTTGGCGTGTTGCCTTTTCGGATGGCACCTCGAAAGCCTATCTTGGCGTCATCTGCGCAACCGGCACCCAATGGACCCCGCGTATGCCAGAGCTGAAGGGGCAGTTTGATGGCGCGCTACTGCATTCTTCGGTCTATAAATCCCCGGAGATGTTCACCGGCAAGCGCGTGTTGATTGTCGGCGCAGGCAATTCGGGCTGCGACATCGCCTGTGACGCCGCAGCCAATGCCCGTGAGGCCTATATCTCGATGCGCCGCGGTTATTATTTCATTCCCAAGCACATCTTCGGCAAGCCGGCGGATGTTTTTGACAAGGAAAGCCCCAATCTGCCGCTGTGGATCAGCCGCCCGATCATGACCTTCCTGTTGAACAAGCTGGTCGGCGACACCACCAAGCTGGGCCTGCAGAAACCCGACCACAAACTGTTCGAAAGCCATCCGCTGATGAATGCGCAGCTTTTGCACTACCTCCAACATGGGGATATCACGCCGAAGGTGGATATTGATCGTCTGGATGGCAAAGAGGTGCTCTTCAAGGATGGCTCGCGGATCGAAGTCGACCTGATCCTTTGTGCAACCGGATACAGCCAGAAACAGGGCTTTGCGCGGGACTATTTTGACTACAGGGGCGGCCGTCCGCAGATGTTCCTGCAGATCTTCAACCGGCGCCACAAGAACCTCTTTGGCATCAGCCATATCGAGACGAATTCCGGCGCGTTCAAGATGTTCGATCAGATGGCCTTAATGCTCGCCAACTATCTGCGCGACCAGATCGACGGCAAGCCCTCTGTCGCCAAGATGGACAGGCATATCGCCAACAGTGAACCCGATCTGAGCAATGGCATCCGCTTTGTCAAATCGGACCGTCACACCGGCTATGTGAACAGTGACACCTACAAGAAATATCTCGACAAATTGTCACGCAAACTGGGCTGGAAAACCCTGAAGGATGAAGACCTGAAAGGGTTTACCGAGGCGCGTCGCCGCGTGAAACCGATGGGGAAAGCAGCATGA
- a CDS encoding cytochrome P450 codes for MFDSPTKSPGHVPPKPRARSRCVGLWTYFRLFRNDILSAQPAHLYRAWMAEFRTPFFRSFMCNDPELVDLVLKQRPADFPKSERIRVGLKPLLGESIFISNGALWEHQRRIIDPAFEGGRLRGIFPAMWDSGVAAVDRLTPLVGAAPVEIEAQCSHVAMDVIFRTLFSVPITHEVAHAAFETFRDYQKSQPVATVAALLPRPKWWPRLQSRTARATAATIRSLIAQLVDDRAKAIAAGIAPDDLATKIMTTPDPETGETFTREEMIDQVAIFFLAGHETSAAALSWALYLLALYPEWQDKLAAEAQAHMDPEKIYFSTLSKLRLSRAVFREAMRLYPPVPMFVREAACPERFRSRKVRPGAQVILSPWHLHRHERLWDHPDDFDPGRFDTPNGKECLRNAYIPFSAGARVCPGSAFAMAEGPLILSMLVRAFRFDTIPGHEPVPEAHLTVRSATGIPLRLTPRTAPQKEPSA; via the coding sequence ATGTTTGATAGCCCCACCAAAAGCCCGGGCCATGTGCCACCCAAGCCAAGGGCCAGGTCGCGCTGCGTTGGGCTGTGGACTTACTTCAGGCTGTTTCGAAATGATATTCTGTCGGCCCAGCCTGCGCATCTCTACCGCGCTTGGATGGCTGAATTTCGCACACCGTTCTTTCGCTCGTTTATGTGCAATGACCCCGAACTGGTCGATCTGGTGCTGAAGCAGCGCCCGGCGGATTTCCCCAAGTCGGAACGCATCCGCGTCGGGTTGAAGCCGCTTTTGGGCGAGTCGATCTTCATCTCAAACGGGGCGCTGTGGGAGCACCAGCGGCGGATCATCGACCCGGCCTTCGAGGGCGGGCGGCTGCGCGGCATCTTCCCCGCGATGTGGGACAGTGGCGTTGCGGCGGTGGACCGGCTAACCCCGCTGGTCGGCGCCGCGCCAGTCGAGATCGAGGCCCAGTGCAGCCATGTAGCCATGGACGTGATCTTTCGCACGCTGTTTTCGGTGCCGATCACGCATGAGGTGGCCCATGCCGCCTTCGAAACCTTTCGCGACTATCAAAAGAGCCAGCCCGTCGCCACCGTCGCAGCCTTGTTGCCACGCCCGAAGTGGTGGCCGCGCCTGCAATCGCGCACGGCCCGCGCGACGGCGGCAACCATCCGCAGCCTGATTGCACAGCTTGTCGACGACCGTGCCAAGGCCATCGCAGCCGGTATTGCACCGGACGATCTGGCGACCAAGATCATGACCACACCTGACCCAGAGACCGGCGAAACCTTCACGCGTGAGGAGATGATCGACCAAGTGGCGATCTTCTTCCTGGCGGGGCACGAAACCTCGGCCGCCGCGCTGTCCTGGGCGCTCTACTTGCTGGCGCTATATCCCGAGTGGCAGGACAAGCTGGCAGCAGAGGCACAGGCGCATATGGATCCGGAGAAGATCTATTTCTCGACTCTGTCGAAACTGCGCCTGTCGCGGGCGGTGTTCCGTGAAGCGATGCGGCTTTACCCGCCGGTGCCGATGTTCGTACGTGAGGCCGCCTGCCCGGAGCGGTTTCGCAGCCGCAAGGTCCGGCCCGGCGCGCAGGTCATCCTCAGCCCCTGGCACCTGCATCGCCATGAACGGCTGTGGGATCACCCCGACGACTTTGATCCGGGCCGGTTCGACACACCGAACGGCAAGGAGTGTTTGCGCAATGCCTATATCCCGTTTTCCGCCGGCGCGCGGGTCTGCCCCGGCTCGGCCTTTGCGATGGCCGAAGGGCCACTGATCCTGTCGATGCTGGTGCGGGCCTTTCGTTTTGACACCATCCCAGGCCACGAGCCGGTCCCCGAGGCGCATCTGACAGTGCGCTCGGCCACCGGCATTCCCTTGCGCCTGACCCCGCGCACAGCCCCACAGAAGGAGCCTTCCGCATGA
- a CDS encoding hemerythrin domain-containing protein: protein MLTPDSEMSTPTLINYIQERFLQAHRQEMPELVRLARKVETKHADDIDAPHGLTQALQSVARHLEPHIHEEEAVVFLALNEGKLGQMRETFARLRNDHAEQETALNRIAAMTHGFRLPRTACKSWRSLYAGLGKLAEDLDEHRYLENEVLFPRFEKALQSPGQETSRR, encoded by the coding sequence ATGCTGACTCCCGATTCCGAAATGTCGACGCCGACCCTGATAAACTATATTCAGGAACGCTTTCTTCAGGCCCACAGGCAGGAAATGCCGGAACTGGTCAGGTTGGCGCGGAAAGTGGAAACGAAACATGCGGATGATATCGACGCGCCGCATGGGCTGACCCAGGCCCTGCAATCGGTCGCCCGGCACCTCGAGCCACATATTCACGAGGAAGAGGCAGTTGTCTTTCTTGCGCTGAACGAAGGAAAGCTCGGGCAGATGCGGGAAACCTTCGCCCGCTTGCGCAATGATCACGCCGAGCAAGAAACTGCGCTGAACCGAATCGCGGCGATGACCCACGGGTTCCGCCTGCCACGCACCGCCTGCAAATCCTGGCGCAGTCTTTACGCCGGGCTTGGCAAACTGGCCGAAGACCTCGACGAACACAGATACCTTGAGAACGAGGTGCTGTTCCCAAGGTTCGAAAAAGCCCTGCAATCGCCCGGACAGGAAACCTCCCGGCGATGA
- a CDS encoding alkane 1-monooxygenase, with protein MTAPAGTRPRAWPYWLTLSFVPLIGIAVTQGGWAIALVPFYGWVLMPLLDTVFGKDLRNPDPNTPEEDLSWFRLLTMIWFPIQFCMLFGTLYYLTHVASYSTAETLAIMFAIGVTTGTVGIVYAHELFHKSNWLERNLGDLLMALVLYGHFRTEHLLVHHPWVGTPRDTVTARYNEGFLRAFPRVLWQGPGSAWWAEQAKLARAGRSPWHRSNPIWKYLALQAAFLALAFVIGSWAGVGLFAFQALVAIWQLELTNYVEHYGLTRKYLGDGRYEPVKAHHSWDSAHRISGLLLINLQRHADHHLHPMRRFPLLQVYDPAEVPMLPTGYPPMTFLAMFPPVWRRLFNPKVRDWRRRYYPEITDWTPYKNGTLPPPHGAA; from the coding sequence ATGACCGCCCCCGCCGGAACACGACCCAGGGCCTGGCCCTATTGGCTGACCCTCAGCTTCGTGCCGTTGATCGGTATCGCCGTCACGCAGGGTGGCTGGGCCATCGCGCTGGTGCCCTTCTACGGCTGGGTGCTGATGCCTCTGTTGGATACGGTTTTTGGCAAGGACCTGCGCAATCCCGACCCGAACACGCCCGAGGAAGACCTGTCCTGGTTTCGCCTGCTGACCATGATCTGGTTCCCGATCCAGTTCTGCATGCTGTTCGGGACGCTTTACTACCTCACCCATGTCGCCAGCTATTCCACCGCCGAGACGCTTGCCATCATGTTCGCCATTGGCGTGACCACCGGCACGGTTGGGATCGTCTATGCCCATGAGTTGTTTCACAAATCCAACTGGTTGGAACGCAACCTTGGCGATCTGTTGATGGCGCTGGTGCTCTATGGCCATTTCCGCACCGAACATCTGCTGGTGCATCACCCCTGGGTCGGCACCCCGCGCGATACAGTGACCGCGCGTTATAACGAAGGCTTTTTGCGCGCCTTTCCCCGCGTGTTGTGGCAGGGGCCGGGTTCGGCCTGGTGGGCGGAACAGGCCAAGCTGGCGCGGGCGGGGCGGTCGCCCTGGCACCGTTCCAACCCGATCTGGAAATACCTCGCCCTGCAGGCCGCGTTTCTGGCCCTGGCCTTTGTGATCGGCAGCTGGGCCGGGGTCGGACTGTTTGCATTCCAGGCCCTCGTCGCCATCTGGCAACTGGAACTGACCAACTACGTCGAGCACTACGGGTTGACGCGCAAATATCTGGGCGATGGCCGCTACGAGCCGGTCAAGGCGCATCACAGCTGGGATTCGGCGCATCGGATCTCGGGGCTGTTGCTGATCAATCTGCAGCGCCATGCGGACCACCATTTGCATCCAATGCGGCGGTTTCCGCTGTTGCAGGTCTATGACCCGGCCGAGGTGCCGATGCTGCCCACGGGATATCCGCCGATGACCTTCCTCGCCATGTTTCCCCCGGTCTGGCGGCGCCTGTTCAACCCAAAGGTCCGCGACTGGCGGCGGCGCTACTATCCCGAAATCACCGACTGGACACCCTATAAGAACGGCACGCTACCACCGCCACATGGCGCGGCCTGA
- a CDS encoding AraC family transcriptional regulator yields the protein MRERGFDLGQNALWRPVYRMVVDGNRPQVTFNQSQSLIHEAIRLAKDPDLGLAVGRQQNFSSAGLLSAGLLACQTPLDALRLGAKYHRLTGSMLDLHLVETANGTTALTASSRDPNSLIFRFLIQELFTNVAQIARFLYRHGNPLQRVEFTFKTTNPANFRTAFNCPTLFGASENRLIFSAQALSVTLDTADPFALKSVEEALNSLMEQERFKHTLVTHIESILLTELAETPSISDIADRLAMSERSLRRKLSDAGTSYRELLSGVRQTRAMELIRATDLPLSTIAHMLGFDDTRSLRRNVKLWTGQSAKALRNESAPD from the coding sequence ATGCGGGAGCGCGGGTTTGATCTGGGGCAGAATGCGCTGTGGCGCCCTGTCTACCGAATGGTGGTTGACGGCAACCGGCCGCAGGTCACTTTCAATCAGAGCCAGTCATTGATCCATGAGGCAATCCGCCTGGCCAAAGATCCCGATCTTGGGCTCGCTGTCGGACGGCAGCAGAATTTTTCTTCCGCAGGATTGCTGAGCGCAGGTCTGCTAGCCTGTCAGACCCCGCTGGATGCGCTGCGTCTGGGCGCTAAATATCACCGTCTGACGGGCAGTATGCTGGATCTTCACCTGGTCGAAACAGCCAATGGAACCACCGCCCTGACCGCGTCTTCCCGGGATCCGAATTCGCTGATTTTCCGTTTCCTGATCCAGGAGCTGTTCACCAATGTGGCGCAGATTGCGCGCTTTCTGTATCGCCACGGCAATCCGTTGCAGCGGGTTGAGTTCACATTCAAGACCACCAACCCCGCGAATTTTCGCACCGCCTTCAATTGCCCGACGCTGTTTGGCGCATCAGAAAACCGCCTGATCTTCAGCGCCCAAGCGCTGAGCGTTACGCTGGACACTGCGGATCCATTTGCCTTGAAATCCGTCGAAGAGGCCCTGAACAGCCTGATGGAACAGGAACGCTTCAAGCATACACTCGTGACCCACATCGAAAGCATTCTGCTCACGGAACTGGCTGAGACACCCTCGATTAGCGATATCGCCGACCGACTGGCGATGAGCGAACGCAGCCTGCGCCGCAAACTTAGCGATGCTGGCACAAGCTACCGCGAACTGCTGTCCGGGGTCCGTCAGACCCGCGCCATGGAATTGATACGAGCGACAGATCTGCCCCTGAGCACTATCGCTCATATGCTAGGATTTGATGACACGCGCAGCCTTCGGCGCAATGTGAAGCTCTGGACGGGTCAATCCGCGAAGGCCCTGCGAAACGAAAGTGCCCCGGATTAA
- a CDS encoding amidohydrolase, which produces MDTLETTGFNPRGRRTLTKLLAGAALALLALPASAQQIADTVFHNGVVYTVNDQADFAEAVAVKDGRILAVGSNTDIDALIGDATQLVDLSGRVLMPGLVDGHMHPMGGGAQLTACNLNYAPLSVAEVLAKITACAEAEAEADPTTWLRVNGWFRQAMTPAGADLTAAILDQVPTARPIIVIATDFHSMAANSAALSAAGITGDTPNPSDGEIIRDADGLATGIFLDGAIWMVVGAAPDLPADLQAIKNRANLEAALAAIRAQGVTTILDAAAGPEGIAQFNTLRDEGLLTVRAQFAPVVSADETADPAAAVAKVIALGDTYNTTPGAVAPGLSVRTAKVFMDGVIQAPALNGALNAPYLHNTGTDDAPVFEPSDNSGTLYVSEAQLTGVMAAFAEAGLRVHLHADGDGAVTVALNALEATRALHPDAAFRPAFAHCELMDPTDYARFAELGAQPVLSMQWGKRAPDTIDTVQDYIGPERFAYLETAGKFHDSGARIAFGSDWPVDALNEWFAMEVAITRENDQSPDPAYAGRLGDDPGLDLPTALRAFTIDAAYSLDMDQDIGSIEPGKLADLIVIDRDLFQIDPSAISDTKVLLTMVGGQEVYRAEDFLDQ; this is translated from the coding sequence ATGGACACCTTAGAGACTACAGGTTTCAATCCTCGCGGCCGCAGGACGCTGACAAAGTTGCTGGCCGGCGCCGCGCTGGCTCTGTTGGCTCTGCCAGCCAGCGCGCAGCAGATTGCCGATACCGTCTTTCACAACGGTGTTGTCTATACGGTCAACGATCAGGCAGATTTCGCCGAGGCCGTCGCCGTCAAGGATGGCCGTATTCTGGCCGTTGGCTCGAACACCGACATTGACGCCCTGATCGGTGACGCCACGCAGCTGGTGGATCTGTCGGGCCGGGTGCTGATGCCGGGTCTGGTGGACGGCCACATGCATCCGATGGGCGGCGGCGCACAGCTGACGGCCTGCAACCTGAACTACGCGCCGCTGTCGGTGGCGGAGGTTCTGGCCAAGATCACCGCCTGTGCCGAGGCAGAGGCAGAGGCAGATCCCACCACTTGGCTGCGGGTGAACGGCTGGTTCCGCCAGGCGATGACACCGGCCGGCGCCGATCTGACTGCGGCGATCCTGGACCAGGTGCCGACCGCACGCCCGATCATTGTCATTGCCACCGACTTTCATTCCATGGCGGCCAACAGTGCCGCCCTGAGCGCCGCCGGCATCACCGGTGATACGCCCAATCCCAGCGATGGTGAGATTATCCGCGATGCCGATGGCCTGGCGACCGGCATCTTTCTGGATGGTGCTATCTGGATGGTCGTCGGCGCAGCGCCCGACTTACCCGCCGATCTGCAGGCCATCAAGAACCGCGCCAATCTGGAGGCCGCGCTTGCTGCTATCCGTGCCCAGGGGGTGACCACCATCCTGGACGCAGCGGCAGGACCCGAAGGCATTGCCCAGTTCAACACCCTGCGCGACGAGGGTCTGCTGACCGTACGGGCGCAATTCGCCCCGGTGGTTTCTGCCGATGAGACTGCCGATCCGGCCGCCGCCGTCGCCAAGGTGATCGCCCTTGGCGACACCTACAACACCACACCGGGCGCGGTGGCACCGGGCCTGTCCGTGCGGACGGCCAAGGTGTTCATGGATGGCGTGATCCAGGCTCCGGCGCTGAATGGCGCGTTGAATGCGCCTTATCTGCACAATACCGGCACCGATGACGCCCCGGTCTTTGAACCAAGCGACAATAGCGGCACGCTTTATGTCAGCGAAGCGCAGCTGACCGGCGTCATGGCGGCTTTTGCCGAGGCCGGGTTGCGGGTGCATCTGCACGCCGATGGCGACGGCGCAGTCACGGTCGCGCTGAACGCGCTGGAGGCCACCCGTGCCCTGCATCCCGATGCCGCATTCCGTCCGGCCTTTGCCCATTGCGAATTGATGGACCCGACAGATTATGCCCGGTTCGCCGAACTGGGCGCACAGCCAGTCCTGTCGATGCAATGGGGCAAGCGGGCACCCGACACCATTGATACTGTTCAAGATTACATCGGACCCGAGCGTTTCGCCTATCTCGAAACAGCGGGCAAGTTCCATGACTCCGGGGCGCGGATCGCCTTTGGCAGCGATTGGCCCGTCGATGCGCTGAACGAATGGTTTGCGATGGAAGTGGCGATTACCCGCGAAAACGACCAGAGCCCCGATCCGGCCTATGCCGGGCGTCTGGGCGACGACCCTGGTCTTGATCTGCCGACCGCCCTGCGGGCCTTTACCATCGACGCGGCCTATTCGCTGGACATGGATCAGGACATTGGCTCGATTGAACCGGGCAAGCTGGCCGACCTCATCGTGATCGACCGCGATCTGTTCCAGATCGATCCCAGCGCCATCAGCGATACCAAAGTGCTGCTGACCATGGTCGGCGGGCAAGAGGTCTATCGCGCCGAAGACTTCCTGGACCAATAA
- a CDS encoding SDR family NAD(P)-dependent oxidoreductase → MSKYRYAGRTAIITGGGGDIGSCLAGLLVERSMNVVIADRNEHAANYVARDLGDRALPFAGDLADEAEMVRLLEVTEARFGGLDLLINGIATTTSERFHSRSLESIRSEIDITLTAPCIMTRLAVPYLQKSDDPRVITTTSLGGIQPLRETPIYTAAKFGLRGAMLSFALDEELHGIKVGTVAPTATDTQMLRQEALDDGNVLNFIDTPQTALDVARTFLRVLEKPQLEAYPKTSDSILTRLAMLFPNLQPRVLPFFERKGRRGMRRYIEDLRKRGLVQEQNGKLVLTPRPERDG, encoded by the coding sequence ATGAGCAAGTATCGTTACGCAGGTCGCACCGCCATTATCACCGGCGGCGGCGGCGACATCGGGTCCTGTCTGGCGGGCCTGCTGGTCGAACGCAGCATGAATGTCGTGATTGCCGACCGCAATGAACACGCGGCCAATTATGTGGCCCGCGATCTGGGTGATCGCGCGCTGCCCTTTGCCGGCGATCTGGCTGACGAGGCAGAGATGGTGCGCCTGCTTGAAGTGACCGAGGCCCGGTTTGGCGGTCTTGATTTGCTGATCAACGGCATTGCCACCACCACCTCGGAACGGTTCCACAGCCGGTCGCTCGAGAGCATCCGAAGCGAGATCGACATCACCTTGACGGCGCCCTGTATCATGACCCGCCTCGCCGTGCCCTATCTGCAAAAATCCGATGATCCACGTGTCATCACGACGACCTCGCTTGGGGGCATCCAGCCCCTGCGCGAGACCCCAATATATACGGCAGCAAAATTTGGTCTGCGCGGTGCAATGCTGTCGTTTGCATTGGACGAGGAGCTGCACGGCATCAAGGTCGGCACCGTTGCGCCGACGGCAACCGACACCCAGATGCTGCGGCAAGAGGCGCTCGACGATGGCAATGTGCTCAACTTCATCGACACGCCGCAGACCGCGCTCGACGTGGCGCGCACCTTCCTGCGCGTGCTCGAAAAACCACAGCTCGAGGCCTACCCAAAAACAAGCGATTCAATCCTGACACGCCTGGCGATGTTGTTCCCCAACCTGCAGCCGCGTGTGCTGCCGTTTTTTGAACGCAAGGGGCGGCGCGGCATGCGCCGTTATATCGAGGATCTGCGCAAACGCGGGCTGGTACAGGAACAGAATGGCAAGCTGGTCCTGACCCCAAGACCGGAACGCGATGGATGA
- a CDS encoding DUF2478 domain-containing protein has product MPLATVSAKERGETDRLLGAVVAQLRTEGVRVVGALRAYEFTGANPHCNSDLWLVPDGPVIRITQDLGAGSTACRMDAGALEYAVGLATARMADEGADLVVLNKFGLSESEGRGFRSLMAGALARGVPVLTGLTDTHRPAFERFAAGMETILPPDAAAILDWCRTVAGPGAAIADEV; this is encoded by the coding sequence ATGCCACTTGCGACCGTTTCGGCGAAAGAGCGCGGAGAAACCGACCGTCTGCTAGGCGCGGTTGTGGCGCAGCTTCGGACAGAGGGGGTCAGGGTTGTTGGTGCCCTTCGGGCCTACGAATTCACCGGCGCAAACCCACATTGCAACAGCGACCTGTGGCTGGTGCCCGACGGGCCGGTGATACGGATTACCCAGGACCTTGGCGCCGGATCGACTGCCTGCCGGATGGATGCCGGTGCGCTGGAATACGCGGTGGGGCTTGCCACCGCGCGCATGGCCGATGAGGGCGCCGATCTGGTCGTGTTGAACAAATTTGGCTTGAGCGAGTCCGAAGGGCGCGGATTTCGGTCGTTGATGGCCGGGGCGCTTGCCCGCGGGGTGCCAGTGCTGACCGGGCTGACCGATACCCACCGCCCCGCCTTTGAACGCTTTGCCGCCGGGATGGAAACCATCCTGCCCCCCGATGCGGCGGCGATCCTTGACTGGTGCCGAACGGTCGCCGGGCCAGGCGCCGCCATTGCAGATGAGGTTTGA
- a CDS encoding MFS transporter, with translation MPLSFIGFGFSLELLGVGLGTVVCSRVLGEQASARRVAATLIALAVVNAASIFADELLQLLVRFVAGLIGGVLVGATISAIVRSAAPTRNSAIYLTGQTVVQFGIALLLTGLISPRFGSNGSFVVIALFALGALPFTLHLRPVALSQSAEQDADFAPLQWHHWTALLVIGLVMASLSSVVSYSEVHLAALELPQELVDLAIPIVLIGQILGGCVAMVLSGRVSHSWLIPIMILGICASMIALGITTKAPQLLLLYAAVGFGWMFLGPFFVGWLLALDPTYSVARLFAAAQLLGIAVGPLAVGAVDGSVKLTTSLAGAATLAAIVFFFLVSLRAQQQTTPEHSRM, from the coding sequence GTGCCGCTGTCCTTCATCGGCTTCGGCTTCAGCCTGGAGCTTCTGGGGGTCGGTCTCGGAACGGTGGTCTGCAGCCGGGTGCTGGGCGAGCAGGCCAGTGCGCGGCGGGTGGCTGCGACCCTCATCGCGCTTGCGGTTGTGAATGCTGCGTCGATCTTCGCAGATGAGCTGTTGCAATTGCTGGTCAGGTTTGTCGCCGGGCTGATCGGAGGCGTTCTGGTGGGCGCGACGATTAGCGCAATCGTGCGATCCGCAGCGCCAACCCGCAATTCAGCCATCTATCTGACAGGACAGACCGTCGTGCAATTCGGCATCGCGCTGTTGCTGACCGGGCTGATCTCGCCACGTTTTGGCAGCAATGGAAGCTTTGTCGTGATTGCTCTCTTTGCCCTGGGAGCCCTGCCCTTTACACTTCATCTGCGCCCTGTCGCCCTGTCTCAATCTGCGGAGCAAGACGCAGATTTCGCGCCGCTGCAATGGCATCACTGGACTGCGCTTTTGGTTATCGGCCTTGTGATGGCGAGCCTGTCGTCGGTCGTCTCCTATTCGGAGGTCCATCTTGCCGCACTGGAGCTCCCCCAAGAGCTGGTCGATCTCGCCATCCCGATCGTTCTAATTGGCCAGATTCTGGGCGGTTGTGTTGCCATGGTCTTATCTGGCCGCGTGTCGCATTCCTGGTTGATACCAATCATGATATTGGGGATTTGTGCGTCAATGATTGCATTAGGAATCACAACCAAAGCGCCTCAGCTACTCTTGCTTTATGCGGCAGTTGGTTTTGGCTGGATGTTCCTTGGCCCGTTCTTTGTCGGCTGGCTGCTGGCACTGGACCCAACCTACTCCGTCGCGCGGCTATTTGCTGCTGCACAATTGCTGGGCATCGCGGTCGGGCCGCTTGCCGTCGGCGCGGTCGATGGTTCGGTTAAACTCACAACATCGCTTGCAGGTGCAGCCACGTTGGCAGCGATTGTCTTTTTCTTTCTGGTCTCGCTACGGGCCCAACAACAAACGACGCCGGAGCACTCTCGCATGTAA